The Triticum urartu cultivar G1812 unplaced genomic scaffold, Tu2.1 TuUngrouped_contig_5211, whole genome shotgun sequence genome contains the following window.
TTGTGTCACAAACCGGTCACAAACCGGTCCTAAAggtagtaccggttcgtggcacaaaccggtcctaaaggttagccctttagtaccggtttgtgcaacgaaccggtactaaaggtgatcgtggggccctagcctgacgccagcctgccatcacccctttagtaccggttcgtggcacgaactggtactaaaggttcaacacgaaccggcattaatgcatagtcgttcgaaccggcactaatggtaccattagtgccggctcaaattcaaatcggcactaatgtgcttcacgtttgaccctttttctactagtgcctgAATGAAATGGCGAGCCATGGCAACGAATTCCGGTTGTTGCTAAGATTGTAGAATCCTTACAAGAGTCATGTGTATGAGCATTATTGCAGCAGCATCTACTACCAAAGATAGCATTATCTTTTCTTTGGAAAAATATTTACCCAAAAAAGGAAATGAATTTTGAAATGCACAACACTGTATTTCTCTGTTGGGTAGGCGGTATAGAGGGAACAAATAGTTACCCAAGGTAGGAGTAAATGGCACCTGCGGTACCACAACTTGTCTAGGGGGTGCACTTTAGTCACTGAACTCGCAAAACGGAAAAACCCATCGCTCAACTTGCGAGGCAGGTGCAGATTGGTCACAAACTGGCCATGTCGGCCACTGGACCGGCCAGCTGCCGGTTTTTTGCTGGACATTGTCATGTGAGGTCGGTGGGGACTGGTGATTTTGCAGGAAATACCCTACTGTTATttttccttctcctccttgaTTGCATGCATCATTCCGTTCCTATTACCACAATAATTTGACATACATAACTAAAACTCACCTAGTTAAAACTAGCATAGGTTTGGATTACATGCCATAAGTTATCTCAGAAAGCCCCCCAAGTTTAAAACACACAGGGTGCGGGTCACATTGCTAGTTGCATAGATGTCAGTATCATATCGTACAAGTTTATAAACATATATGTAGCTTGGAGGAAAATGGTGACATAACAATACATTTCAAATACAGTACATGCTAGTGGCTAGGAGAGACGTGATTCAGGACCATGGTTCAGCCGAACCTATGGTCTATGCCGTATGATTTAACATCCTACTACACGTGGATCTGTGACATGCATGCCAACTGAATTTTTTAATCAACCATATATGGATCCTCATGAATAGACATGCATGCCAACTGTATTTTTTTAATCAACCATGCATGGATCCTCATGAATAGTGTCTAGAAATTAATGGTGTCAGAGCGTAGGTTCGGCTGAGCCATGGTTCCGTAGAACATTTTCGTGCTAGGCATATTATTTAGTACACTATTGCATAGTACATGACATATCACACTATAGAGCTCCAGTATGATTTTCGCAACAAAAAAAGAGCTCCAGTATGATGTCGCAGGATGATCACACAGCCTGCTGCAGTTTCCTCACGATGAGAGGGAGCCCGTACCTGGGCGTCAGAGTGATGAAATTGCTGGGCTTGTGCACATAAGTAGGGGACAGGGAGAAGGAGAAACTCTTCAGGATGGTGGCTATCACGATCTGCACCTCAACCATGGCGAAATTCTGCCCAGCACAGACCCTAGGACCGCATGAGAAGGCCAACAGCGCGTGCGAATGCTTGGCGGCCTTCAAGAAGCCATTCTGGAACCTCATGGGGTTAAACATGTCAGCGTCAGGCCCCCAGACATCTTTGTCCCGGTGCAACATCACCAACGGTATTGTTATCATAGTTCCTTTCAGCACCTTCATGTGCGCGAGGGTGGTGTCTGAGGAAGTCTTCCTCTGTAGGAAAGCTATGGGGCCATAGAGCCTCAGTGTCTCCAAGAGCAACATGTTAAGCTGCAAGTCACCACGGCGTTTATTGGTTCTATGGACATGGATATATGCATGCATGAGATTTAAGGTCCATCTACACGTCCTTGGCAAATTATATTGTATGTAACATTTTCTAAAAGTTAAACATTTGAAATTTTTACAGAAACAGTTATACTTATGTATAATACCAAATCAATTCAATTAGATTTATATCATGATTTTTTTATAAGGTCTGGTATAAGCTATAAAATTGCTCATGGTTTATGAAAGTTATATTTTAGACACTAGAAGATATTATATGCATATCATACCAGCTTCAGTTTGCCAGGGGAATCAACTAAGGGCAGGTGGTGAGCAGGATATTCCCGGACGACCTCCTCCCTGACCATCTCCTGCCACTGTGGGTAGCTGGCCAGCAGGAACATCGCCCAGGTAATGAGGCTGGCGCTGGTATCGTACCCAGCCGCGAAGAAGGTCCTGCACTCGCCGACCATTTCCTCGGTGCTCAGAGTCTGGGTCTTGCTACATGCCTGCAGCTGCAGCATCTGCCCCAGCAGGTCGTcttcgtagatgctgctaccaagTCGTGCCTCTATGATCCGTGAGATCTTGCTTCTCACAAGCTTGTCAAGTTGCCACGTCCGACGGTTGCGAGGTGTCGGCAGGTACCTAGAATCAACCAAGATTAATTTGTTTCAAGCTCTATATCCATTCAATCGATTTAATTCAAACTTTGGTAGTACATGGATTTTCTTGCTACCTACTTGAATCCAGTTACCGGAGGATCCGCAAAAGCATATGTGGCAAGCTTCAACTGCTCTTTACCGGCGACCAGCACCTCCCAGGCCTCCTTGTAGTTCTTGCCCAACATCATTCGTGCAATGACACTCATGGCTATTTCGTCAGAGTCGTGACTCATGTCTATCTCGGTCTGCTGCCTGCTGCTCTCTTGAATTTTTGCGCGCCACCGTTCCATTGTCCGCTGTGTGCACTCCAACGTTATTTCTGACATGGCCTGAACACAAAACATATATTCAAACTCGTAATGCTGTCTTGAGATTTGTCGTTCCAGTACGTTCAAAAGAGGAAAATTTCGGTGACAAACTGACCTTGATCGTCCCTTGGTTGAAAGCAGGGTGGATGAATTTGCGGCGCCGCTTCCAGTCGTCTCCGTTTGCGAACACGACCCCGTTCCCCAGAACTGGATCCAAGCTTGGGTTCAAATAGTCCTTTTGGAACATGTCTGTCCTGTCGGTTAACACTTTCTTCACCAGCTCCATGTCTGTACAACACAGTGCTGGTGTCGGTCCCAGCCAGTACAGGAATGTTTTTCCTGATAGTACAAACATGTGATCATATATCTGTATAATACACATATTTATAGACCGTAATGATCAAGTAGGTAGGTAGAGACATTTGAGCTACGTACTTACCATACAGGGGAGGCCCATAATGATCATAGTTGTTTTGTAATTTGTATGATTCGGTGGTGTTGGCGTTGCATACATGTAATCTTGTCTGTGTAAACACTACGGTGGTGGGCTCTTCACCCTTCTTTTCTATCAATATGTGATACACACACTCACGCGTATTCTATAAAAAAGGGTACGTACTTACCATACAGGGAGGCCCATTTACGGAAGAAGGGTTGCACCGTAGTGACGCAGTCGTGGGAGCTGGTGTCCAGATCCTTGGCTCTCCCGGCAACAACCATCCTTTGGCACTCCGGCAGGGACCCAACCAGGAATTTGTAAGGCGGACCTCTAATGCCCTGCCGCCCGAACCACCTGGCTATGGCATACGGCCTCCAGAGCAGATACCACAGTGCTCTCGTGGTCACCAGCAGCGTGAGGACAGCGGCCAGGGCTTGCCCTATGTTAGGCTCCATGAATACTGTTTCTCTCCTTTCTCTGTTTTAGTGTTCTCCGTTAGCTGTTTTGGGTATTAATATATAGCATCACCAGACCGGTTTTTGATGTGTCTACCTGCAAACTGCCTTTGATGGATCAGTACTACCTGAGGAGGGGGAAACACTGGCGAAAAGGAGCTGCTTCCAATCGCTTGCTGCTCAGCCTATTGCCATCAGAATCGATACTCACTACTGGAATTTTCTTCTAGGGGCCGGAAGAATCGTTTCTGGCAAATCATAGATTTTTTTCGTCCAAAATTATTCCGACAAACTTTGAATTTAAATTTCGTTTGCATGAATATATATAATTTGTAATCTAGCAAACCCATATCTTCTATCTCCACTCCAATCAATTAGGCGTACACAGATTTCAAAATTAAACTTTAAAACCACTAATTTAACTTATGGATTCgcaaaaaataataaaaaataaacCTACGAACATAAGTTATGTGACTTAAGGCATCTCCAATGTCACCCCCTCCCCAAACGGACACTGTATTTGTATGCGGATTGGTCTATACTTGTCCGTTGATAAGGATACGGGAGCCGCCATTCAACCCTGTCCCTAAACATCCACCACTATTTTTTGAAGTCCACAACACTCAAAATAATGGCATATCAAATCCTCGACGAGCTAAAATATTTGAAATGCGATAATAGTTCTAAATTAAATATTACAATACAAGTAATTTTCGAAATAAAATAGTTCAAACTTGAATTCAACTCGCACATATGTTTTAATTGTCCCCTTTAACCGCCCATAGATGCTCGGTCAGATCTTTGTTGAGTTGCTCGATGTCGAATTTGTGGATGCATTTGGATATACTCATCAAACATGGCCGGATTCTGATGTGGAGGATCACCCATGATCTCAAATTCCGTACCTCCGACAGCATATTCACCCTCATCCTCCATGATCATGCAAAATCCAGAGATCCTATGATGCAAATGCTTCAAGACAGTTGGTATTGCCCTTAACATGACCCTGATATTGCCCTTGTAGAACTTTTCGGCAGTTCTTCCTTATCTAGTGCATGCAATCAAGAGATCAGAGTGTACCTGGCCATCCTCTTGCTCCCGAGAGTGGCATGAGCATTTCTGTGTCTGTGACAGTTGGTTGTCTCAAGTAATGAGGTCCAAACAGCTCGACAACTGCCGTAGAAAATCTGACCATGGCATCTCCGCAtgtgctatcaaacatccagAAGTACTCATCCCACGAATATATGCCATCCCATATGCAAGTATCCGCAATGAAGCCGTACCCAGAGAATCGAATTCTTCTTACACCATCCTTCTTCAAGATGAAGTAGTCATCATAGGACCGTATGCCAATGTAGAGACGATCGAACACATTTTTTTTTTTGCATCCAAAATACGCTGGCGAAAAGTGTCGGTGAATAGGGCATCGTGGAAAAGTAATGCTCCTTTAGGGTCAAACGCCCCCATGCCCTATTCCAGTTTAGCACTTGATGACCCTTGAACGATCCTTTAAAATATAGAACAGGCTCTTTCCCATGCTCTGCGTGTCCGATGCCTACATCATTTCCATTTCATCCGCAAATCCTCCACGTTGGATGAGTCGTTTGACCATCATTTGGCAGATACTATGCAATCATGTGCCTCGCTCTCTAATATGCTTGCTTAAGCATGATTATTTTGTATTTGATTAAGGGAACCATTTTCTCAGGTTAGGCCACATATTATCAAGTAAATGTTTCGATATAATTTATTCAAGTTTTTTTCTTAGCCTAGGAACAATCTACACCGTTACAACTCGTCTCTACGATAAACATCTCTTAATTTTTTATTAACGTGTATTCTCTATAGATAGATTGATAGATATAGAtgtaaaaaagaaagaaagagaattAGGACAAATGAGATTTATTGTGACTGACATTCGACATGTGCTACACTGCAATTATGGGGTCATTTTGAGCTGCCGCATTGACGTTGAGACCAGGGATGTTTACTGGGTAGCGACGTATGCATCCGGCCCACGCCTTGTCTGGCTCGGCTGCGGGACGGATGCATTCCCAGACGGCGCTGTTGCACTTGACCCCCGCTCCGAGCCCAACCATCCAGACACGGTCGCCCTTCCGCAATCGGCCCTTGGCCTCGAC
Protein-coding sequences here:
- the LOC125528914 gene encoding cytochrome P450 709B2-like, which translates into the protein MEPNIGQALAAVLTLLVTTRALWYLLWRPYAIARWFGRQGIRGPPYKFLVGSLPECQRMVVAGRAKDLDTSSHDCVTTVQPFFRKWASLYGKTFLYWLGPTPALCCTDMELVKKVLTDRTDMFQKDYLNPSLDPVLGNGVVFANGDDWKRRRKFIHPAFNQGTIKAMSEITLECTQRTMERWRAKIQESSRQQTEIDMSHDSDEIAMSVIARMMLGKNYKEAWEVLVAGKEQLKLATYAFADPPVTGFKYLPTPRNRRTWQLDKLVRSKISRIIEARLGSSIYEDDLLGQMLQLQACSKTQTLSTEEMVGECRTFFAAGYDTSASLITWAMFLLASYPQWQEMVREEVVREYPAHHLPLVDSPGKLKLLNMLLLETLRLYGPIAFLQRKTSSDTTLAHMKVLKGTMITIPLVMLHRDKDVWGPDADMFNPMRFQNGFLKAAKHSHALLAFSCGPRVCAGQNFAMVEVQIVIATILKSFSFSLSPTYVHKPSNFITLTPRYGLPLIVRKLQQAV